In the genome of Clostridia bacterium, the window AACGAACCCGTTGTAGTCGGAGGATATATCGGCCTCGCGCCGGTCGGGCTTGTCCAGAAGCGTGCACACCTTCACGGATGCAGGTTTCCGGTTCCGGAGGCTCGCCGCCAGATAGCTCAAGGTGAGCCCTGAGTCGACTATGTCCTCCACTATCAGAATGTGCTTGCCCTCAACCGACGCATCGAGGTCCTTGATTATCCTCACCACTCCTGACGACCGAGTTGCAGCGCCATAGCTCGTTACGGCCATGAAATCGATGCCCACGGGAATCGTGATGGAACGCATCAGGTCCGACATGAAAACGAGCGCACCCTTGAGGATGCACACCAAGAGCAGGTCTTTGCCCTCATAGTCTCGCGATATCTCCGCGCCAAGCTCGGCGACGCGCGCCCTAAGCTGCTCTGGCGAGAAGAGTACCTCCTTGATGTCGTCTGCCACATGAGCCGAGAATCTCCCGGCCATTCTATAGGGCCCCCTTCAACCTATCGGGCCGGTCCGACCGCGAGTGCGGACCGGCCCGCGCAGGCCAATGGATTGTGATCAGCTCACCTAGTCTACCCAGTCGGCAATGGTCACCAGGACATGGCGATTCCGCGCGCCTCATGCACAAGCCTCTTTGGCACTGAGATGGTGACAACTGCAGTTTTGTTGCCGACCTTGGGCTGCTTGACGTCTACTACCGTCGCGTCGCAGATCTCCCGACCCTGCCGGTCAGTGGCGCGGACTCGTGCTCCTTTGAGGGGAACTGGGATGTACTCGAACGGAATGGTCACCTTGCCCTCGTCGCCGGAACCCGATGAATCCTCGATGAATATGGCGAGCCCAGGGCAGGCAGCGACGCATACTCCGCATCCGCGGCATTCTGCTTCGTCGAGCCGTGGCAGCCTGGTTATGGGATCTCCGACTGATATTGCGCCGAATGGGCATCCGGTCTCACATGGATTGCACGGAATCTCCTGCAGACACTCGATCACTGCCACAGCTCCGGAGGCCATGCGATCAGCGCTGGGACACCCCTCTGAGGCCTCGACATCCTCCCATTTCACAACACCGTCGCGTTCGACGTCCTTCAACAAGTCACTCACCCCTCTGGGCCTGCAGAGCCCTTCTGATCACCCTTCGGTCGTATACCTTAGGCACCACGCTCATCACAGAGCGCTGAGAACAGTAGGTCACATCCTGCTCGAACCCTATCCCCGCAAGGTAAGCTCCGTGTTCTGAACGGAACAGCTCGGTTTCAATCGACGCCTCGCACCGCTCATACAGAATCGACGCCGCCCGCGCCGCATCGGAAACGTCCGCCCCCAGTTCCCTCCCAAACCTGGATGCGAGGAGACCCGCGCAGATCGTGTCCTCCATGCAAAACCTGCCATCCTGGCCGGAGCAGACGATCAGCACGTCGGAATCGGGACAAGCAGCACAGGCGTCAAAAACGGCATCTGCATTCAGGAAGCATGCCGTGAATATCTCGCGTGCGCCGGAGTACTCCTTAATCGCGCGCGTGCCGTTCGTGGTTGTGATGATGACTTTGCGCCCTGCCACCTTCTCGGGCGTGTACTCCTGTGGAGAGTTGCCAAGGTCAAACCCCTCAACGGCAACACCGCGGCGTTCACCCCCGAGAACATAGTCGGGCCTTGCATAGCCCCGCGCGATCTTGATGGCTTCCTCGATGCTCTCGGTGGGTATGACTTCCTCACACCCGTTGGCAAGCGCAGTGGAAATGGTGGAAGTGGCCCGAAGAACATCCACCACCACTACTAGCAGGCGGGCGAGATCCTTCGGGATTGACTCGCTAGAAAACAAGGAAACGTCGACTCGCATTACGGCTCCCCTTTCAGAAGATCTCCCCGGCCCGCCTACGCATTATCGTACGCGGCCGCCCACGAAAGCCCATCATTTCGCCGATTTGCTCATGATCGAATTGACCATGGCCTCGATGCCTTCCCGGTCAGGCTCCCAGTAGGCTCCCTTGAAACGCCCGGGAAGGGTCGCTGAGTCGACCGCTGTGGAATCGAGTGAGCGAAAACGCCACCCGACTGCGGTCATCTCCTCCGTGGTGAGATCAGTGCGTGTATACTCCTGCAGCACTTTCAGAATAGTGCGGTAAGATCGAACCCCGTCCCAGGTTGCGAGTTCCTTCAGAATGGCCTTCAGGAACTGCTGCTGCCTGCCGGCGCGGGAGATGTCGCCTAGGGCGTCGTGGCGGAATCTCACGTACTTCAGTGCGGTTTCGCCATCCATGTGGTATACGCCGGGCTTGAGGTCGAGATCATAGCCGCCGGCCTTGTCTTCGTAATTCATGCGCTTGTCGACCGCGATCTCCACGCCGCCCATCGCATCAACCACCTCGATGAAGCTCTGGAAGTCGATAGCCATGTAGCGATGGACCGGGAGGCCCACCAGATCGGATACGCACGAACGGGCGAGTTCAATTCCGCCTGTCACAATCGACGCATTGATCCGATGCACTCCCCCGCTTGGAAATCTCACCAGCGTGTCTCTGGGGATGGATACCAGCGTGGCCCCTGTTCCGTCTCTGGGAACCACCATCAACATGATTGCATCCATCCGTCCGGCAGTGGACACGGCTGCGCCGCTTCTGGTGTAGTTCTTGTCCTCCCCTATCAGCAGGATGTTGAATGATGATCCCGTAACGGGGAACCGGGTGTAACGAAGCAGGAGATAGCAACCTACTCCCACAATGCCTGCTGCTATCGCCAGGACCACAAGCAAGGCGATGAACCATCGCGAACCGGACTTCCTGCGTTCTCTTCTCCGAATCGACTCCTTAGGCATCTCCACTACTCCCCGGGCTCACGGCCCAGATCTACTCGATTTAGTTCGACAGCAGATTCGTGTATCCTCCCTAACTGCGGGGCTCCGCATTGCCCTGCGGAGAGCCGAGTTTGGCGCCGGGAACCGCGTTCGCTGATAGTGACGACACATCTCCCCTGATCAGCCTGTAGTACCCGGCAGACGCGATCATGGCTGCGTTGTCTGTGCACAGCTCCAAGGGCGGGAAGACCACGTTGATCCCATGCTTCGACGCCAGGTCGTTCAAAGCTGATCTCAGAGCCGCATTCGCCGACACGCCTCCTGATACTGCCAGCGTACGCATCCCGGTCATAGCAACAGCAGGCACTATCTTCGACACAAGATGGGAAATGGCCGCACGCTGGAACCCTGCGGCCACATCAGCAAGGTTCACATCCTCGCCACGCTGCACACCGCTGTGGAGATAGTTGATCACCGCAGTCTTGAGCCCACTGAAGCTGAAATCGAACGGACTCCCGTGAACCTGCGGAAGTGTAAACGGGATCGCTTCGGGATCACCCTCCCGCGCCAGTTTCTCCAGCTCCGGCCCTCCGGGGTACGGCAGTCCCATGACTCTGGCCACCTTATCGAAGGTCTCGCCCGCAGCATCGTCTCTGGTGCGCCCGAGTGTCTCATAGGCGCCGTGCGCCCGCATGGCGATAAGCTGCGTATGCCCACCTGACACTGTAAGGCACAGAATCGGCGGCTCAAGCCCTGGGTGAGCCAGGAAGTTCGCGTATATGTGACCTTCGATATGATTCACGCACACCAATGGTGCACCAATGGAATACGCGATCCCTTTGGCAGCCGAGAGCCCTACAAGAAGGGCCCCTACAAGCCCTGGCCCACTGGTGACCGCCACCGCGCCCGTCTGCGCAAGGCCGATCCCCGCGCGCTCAAGGGCCTGTTCAATCACGGGGATCACCGCTTCCACGTGCCGCCTGGATGCGATCTCAGGCACCACTCCTCCAAATCTCCTATGCACCTCCACCTGAGAGGAGATCACGCATGAAAGGAGTTCCCGGCCGCCTCTCACCAGCGCAGCGGAGGTTTCATCGCAGCTAGTCTCGATACCCAGAACGAGTGCCTCGTCACGAGCCAAGCCGAACCCTCCCCACATCAGCACAGCTTGAATCGGTCTGGCAATGGCCCGCTGCCTGGAGCGCGATGGGGAGATCGTCGAGCCACATCACCATGGCATCCTCCAGGTTATCAAGGTAGTACCTTGGTCGTATTCCCGTAGAAACGAAGCCGAGCTTCTCATAGAGGGCCTGAGCAGAAGCATTTGACGCCCTCACCTCCAGCGTCATGCGAACGATGCCGCGTCGCGCAGCCATTGACATGAGAGAAAGCATAATGGCCATTCCCACGCCGCGCCTGCGGAAATCGGGGTGCACTGCGACATTCGTGACGTGCGCTTCCTCGAATATGAGCCACATTCCGCCGTAACCCTGAGCCTCCCCGTCCGTCCCTCTCAGAACAACATACA includes:
- the hpt gene encoding hypoxanthine phosphoribosyltransferase — translated: MADDIKEVLFSPEQLRARVAELGAEISRDYEGKDLLLVCILKGALVFMSDLMRSITIPVGIDFMAVTSYGAATRSSGVVRIIKDLDASVEGKHILIVEDIVDSGLTLSYLAASLRNRKPASVKVCTLLDKPDRREADISSDYNGFVIPDEFVVGYGLDYQEIYRNLPYVGVPKDYVWNGEAEE
- a CDS encoding 4Fe-4S binding protein — encoded protein: MSDLLKDVERDGVVKWEDVEASEGCPSADRMASGAVAVIECLQEIPCNPCETGCPFGAISVGDPITRLPRLDEAECRGCGVCVAACPGLAIFIEDSSGSGDEGKVTIPFEYIPVPLKGARVRATDRQGREICDATVVDVKQPKVGNKTAVVTISVPKRLVHEARGIAMSW
- a CDS encoding 2-phosphosulfolactate phosphatase, translating into MRVDVSLFSSESIPKDLARLLVVVVDVLRATSTISTALANGCEEVIPTESIEEAIKIARGYARPDYVLGGERRGVAVEGFDLGNSPQEYTPEKVAGRKVIITTTNGTRAIKEYSGAREIFTACFLNADAVFDACAACPDSDVLIVCSGQDGRFCMEDTICAGLLASRFGRELGADVSDAARAASILYERCEASIETELFRSEHGAYLAGIGFEQDVTYCSQRSVMSVVPKVYDRRVIRRALQAQRGE
- a CDS encoding LCP family protein yields the protein MPKESIRRRERRKSGSRWFIALLVVLAIAAGIVGVGCYLLLRYTRFPVTGSSFNILLIGEDKNYTRSGAAVSTAGRMDAIMLMVVPRDGTGATLVSIPRDTLVRFPSGGVHRINASIVTGGIELARSCVSDLVGLPVHRYMAIDFQSFIEVVDAMGGVEIAVDKRMNYEDKAGGYDLDLKPGVYHMDGETALKYVRFRHDALGDISRAGRQQQFLKAILKELATWDGVRSYRTILKVLQEYTRTDLTTEEMTAVGWRFRSLDSTAVDSATLPGRFKGAYWEPDREGIEAMVNSIMSKSAK
- the tsaD gene encoding tRNA (adenosine(37)-N6)-threonylcarbamoyltransferase complex transferase subunit TsaD; protein product: MARDEALVLGIETSCDETSAALVRGGRELLSCVISSQVEVHRRFGGVVPEIASRRHVEAVIPVIEQALERAGIGLAQTGAVAVTSGPGLVGALLVGLSAAKGIAYSIGAPLVCVNHIEGHIYANFLAHPGLEPPILCLTVSGGHTQLIAMRAHGAYETLGRTRDDAAGETFDKVARVMGLPYPGGPELEKLAREGDPEAIPFTLPQVHGSPFDFSFSGLKTAVINYLHSGVQRGEDVNLADVAAGFQRAAISHLVSKIVPAVAMTGMRTLAVSGGVSANAALRSALNDLASKHGINVVFPPLELCTDNAAMIASAGYYRLIRGDVSSLSANAVPGAKLGSPQGNAEPRS
- the rimI gene encoding ribosomal protein S18-alanine N-acetyltransferase, with amino-acid sequence MRPTAELMTIADVDRVAEIERLSFSSPWSSDAFIDELTRNDRAVYVVLRGTDGEAQGYGGMWLIFEEAHVTNVAVHPDFRRRGVGMAIMLSLMSMAARRGIVRMTLEVRASNASAQALYEKLGFVSTGIRPRYYLDNLEDAMVMWLDDLPIALQAAGHCQTDSSCADVGRVRLGS